The Thalassolituus oleivorans MIL-1 genome includes the window CAGCCTGCTTGGTCTAACCAAGACGTGAAATTTTTTCGAATGTAGGTATCGAGTTCGCATGGAGAGAGAACGCGAATGTTTGGAATCCAATATTGAACAATCGGTGCGATTTGCTTGTAACTCCATGCTGAGGAGGAAATCACGAGTGAGCCATCCTGTCGCTTTTCGATGATTTTTTGTTTCGGTAGTAGGGCCTTACGTTCAAAGTAAAACGCAACGTCGCGCGACACTTCAATAGTCACGTTAAAGATGGGCTGCCCAAACCAAATGGTATCTTGCTCTTTAATTTTCTCCACAACCGATGAGTCATAGTCAAAGTGATCTTTTTGGACGCACACGAACTTGATACGAGCAAGTGAGAACGTCTTTAGGGTGCCTTCTGAAATTGCTGCTAAATACCAGCTTCCACGACTGTAAACCATGAGGTATGGTGAAACAGTCCGAGACTTATCTTTGTATAAGAAGCTAACGCTTCTTCGATTTTTAATCGCAGTTTCAAAGACACGATAAAGCGAAGAAATAAAGTCAGCCTCAAGAGGTTGCTCTTGAAAGTGATAACAGTCGCTGGTTGAGTCACTAATAAAACTGCGAAGAAACTGAGCAGCTTTAAGTGGAAGTGCTTTTTTGAGTCCAAGATCATTAATCAAGCGAACAAGATCTTGTTCGTTATATTGGCTTCGAGCGGAAACCGAAAGTAGGTAATTTCCTGTTTCAGGGCAACGTTCGAGAATGGCGCATAAACGGTTAAAATTTCTGCGTATTGTTTTCGTGCTTACCTGATACTTTTCAGCCAATTCAGCGATATTTAGTGACTGCCCAGCATAAGCCATGCCAGTGATGTCGGCTAAACGGTTTGCAAGAATGTTGCTTTTCATAAACTTAGATCAACGACTTTAAAGAATGACGCATACATTACACTATGACTGAGACAGGGTGTGTCCATTTGAAACTATATTTTTCCATTTTCATGATTAATTTTAATATCGAGGACTTTGCTAAAAATCATCCAACAAAGAAAACTCAAGCTATTGGCTTCTTCCTGAGATTAGGTTTCTATCAACGGGTATATAGCATCCCCCCATATCTGATCAGCGCCATCCATCATAATCTCAACAACAACAGGTACAATGGTTGTTAGCAATGAGGTGCAATCTCTCAGTTGTTTCCGATTCGTCTTACTATTGTATGTTGCACCTCCGTGAAGTAGTTGGTTCCTCAAGGTGTAGAGCCTTGAAAACAAGATACTCAAAACGGTGGTCGTATCTCCACTGGCCAATGCACTATTTGCTGCTGTTTTTGCTTTTGACTGATCTCGTTTCCATTGTTCCTGAGTAAGTTGTCCAGCTTGAAACTTCCAAAAAGCCTGAAAAATATACTCATTGTTTAAGATCAGTCTGATAGATGTTGAATATTGTGACCAAACAATTTCAGATAGTTTCTTTAATGCATCTAAGTTCACTATTTTTGCCAAAAACTCTTGATATAAACCACGTTCACAAAAGTCTTTTGTAGAATCAAAATCCTGCGCATAAGCGGCATTGAAAGCTATCCACAAGAAAATAAACTGAGAATCATAATCCTCACATTGCTCAGCTTTGTTGAGCCAACTCAGGGCTCGATGGACTCGCAACGAAAGTGCTTGTGGGTAGGAATCTCGCTCCAGTCGATGACGTTCCTTGAGGTACTGATACATAATTGTTCTCCTAGAAAAGCTACCATTTACTCTCTCATTGAACGTTAGAATATGCAATGTGGTTGCTAGCGAATTGTGAGCAGTTCAATGCTATATATGACTCCTTCGAGAGGGGCTGGTTAATGGGAACCTAACTGGCTAGTTGGAGGGAGTCTTTGTTTCCTCGTCAGTGATATCGTCATTGGTTGAAGGCAAGCTTGCTCAACTTCAGCATCTTCACCCTTAGCTTGAGCAGATTTTTGAACTGTTTCGCTTTAATTATCACAACCAGTTTTTAAAAGCGTTTCCTGATCTTGATACCATGATTATGGCCAAACGCTTGTGGGCGAAATTATTAGCCGACTACAGCGGCCAAGTGATTATGCGCGCCGCCGAAAAAACGGTAGAAGACAGTACCTATTTACCTAATGTACATTAAGTGCTCATGCGCCGCGATAACTGCGTATTTTCACTCAACTGAATTTCCGAACCACCCGCCATGGTAAGGGAACGAACCTCCCCCGCCACCGTCGAAATGGTATCCACCGCCGCAGCCGACTGACTTTGCTTAGGGCTAAAAAACAGAAATACCGATAACGGAATCGCAATCAACAGCGTCAGCGCTGCATACAAAGAACGAGAAGGGGCCATAGCGGCAGACATAATCAAACCTGCAAACAGAAATATGCTCCGACACTACCACTGCTATGCTCAATGAGCGATGCGACTTTTGGGTAGGATAAGAATCGACCGAATAAACCGCTTCAACTAACTCCCCGTTAAAGACTCAACCCACCGAGGAAAATATGTACGAACTACAACCCCACACCGTCTCCTGCCCCTACTGCGGAGAAAACCTAGACGTGCTGATCGATACCTCCGAAGACGAACAAGACTACATCGAAGACTGCCAAGTGTGCTGCCGCCCAATTCGATTTTTAGTGCAGATCGATAACGACGGCGATGCCATGGTTATCGTGCAGGATGAGAATGAGGTTTAGGAGCGGGCCGAACTGACTGAACAACGAAGGGTTAGTCAGACTAAACCAAGTCCGTATTTCCGCTAGTTAACTACAAATCAAAATTAGTACCTAACTACTTAGCTTAGAAATTTCAGTTACTTACTACTAATCTAAAAACTTGTCTAAGTTAGTATTCACTTTCATCCTACCTCTTTTAAATTCAACACTTTAAGGCAAAAATAAGTCGTGAAATTCGGCCACAACTCAATTACTACTAATTTTTAAAAAATTAGTAGTAATTTCATTTCAGATTCATATACTAATTTTTAAATAATTAGTAGTTAACATACTATGAAGATTCCTCAAACTCCGCCAGATCTAAGCACTTATCTCGCCAATCTACCGGCGAGTGATTTATACGAGCGGCTTCCTCATATATTCAACACCAGTTTAGGCCCATACGACCACAAAGGCCGTTACCAAAGCTGGGATAAGCTTCGTCATCTAACGCCGCCAAAAGGATTCACTATTGAGGAGTACTGGTTTGCCCTCAAGGGCGCTCGTAAAGCGATTGCTAAAAAATTGCCTTTTCAAGACAAAGTCTCGCAACCATTTAAGTACTCCATGCCAGATGGAGTCGTACGAGATCTTCTTTCGATCGAAAAGAACTCTACTGGCGCCATAGAGACTGACGGCAAGGTAACCGATGAGAAAAATAAGCAAACATACCTGATCAGCTCACTCATTGAGGAGGCCATCACATCAAGCCAACTAGAAGGAGCCTCTACATCTCGTCGACAAGCCAAAGATTTACTAAAAACAGGCAGAGAGCCAAAAGATCATTCCGAAAAAATGATTCTTAACAACCATAGAGCTATGCAGTTCATCCGCGAATACAAAGATGAAAAACTCAGTCCTTCTATGATATTCGAACTTCATCGGATTCTCACCGAAGGCACGCTGACACCTGAAGATATCGATAAAGCTGGTGCATTTCGTGATGCAGAAGATGATATCTGCGTATTTTCTAAAGGAGAGTCAACCGAGCCGCTACATATTCCTCCAAAAGCAAACGAATTGAGTAAACGTCTGCATGTGTTATGTGAGTTTGCCAACCAGGAATATTCTAATGACGATAAAGACTACATTCCCTCAGTGATCAGAGCGATTATTATTCATTTTATGATTGGTTATGACCACCCTTTTGTTGACGGTAATGGCCGTACTGCAAGGGCTCTTTTTTACTGGATGATGGCCAAGGAAAAATATTGGCTAATGGAATATATTTCTATTTCTAGAGTAATTAAAAAATCACCAAAAAAATACATGCAAGCTTATCTACACACAGAAACAGACGACAATGATCTAACCTACTTTATTATTCATCAGTTAGATGTCATCCGAGAAGCTATCAGCGACCTACATACCTATCTTACATTTAAGTCGCAACAGTTGAGAGAAACAGCATCATTATTAAGAAACACTGAGATTCAGAGCGAGTTAAACCACCGCCAGCTTTCATTACTACAGCACGCCTTACGAAACCCTGGTATGGAATATACAGTGAAAAGTCACCAAGGATCTCACGGTGTAACGCAACAAACAGCACGCACTGACTTGCTTACCTTGTCAAACAAACTTGGACTTCTTAGACGTCTAAAAGTCGGCAATAAAGACGTATTTATTGTGCCGGCTGATATTGAAGATAAACTCAGGAATTTGTCGTGACAAGCGAGACGGTCAGTAGTTACTCAAGGTAATTCACAAAAATACAGCTATGCCTTAATGGCGTTACATCGACAAACAGCCTCGTCTAGATTAAAAATTTCTGCGCTGCGCATAAGAAAGCACGCGGTTATACCACGAGATACTTAGTCGTAATAGAGTTGAGCTTCTAGAAAGATGAGTTCCTTTCTCTGCTTTGGCATCATAGGACTTGTATCGTGGCTAGGGCGCCTGTCGGCACGGCGCAACCCTGCGACACCATGTCACACCGCTAACTCAAACACCTTCTGCTAATCTGCCCGCCAATAAAACTGACTTATTGGTGATAATTCAATGCGTTACATGCATACCCCTTCTCTTCTCGCTATCGCGATACTCGCCATCAGCACCAATGCCAGCGCAGAAGACACTAATCAAGAGCCCACTCAACTATCAACTCAGGTGGTGACAGCACAAGCAACCGATTCGGTTCTAACGGTTGTTACCGACCCGAAAGCGCCACGCCAGCCAATGCCTGCGCACGATGGTGCCGATTTATTAAAAAGTATTCCGGGGTTTTCGGTTATTCGTAAAGGCGGTACGGATGGTGATCCTGTATTCCGCGGTATGGCAGGGTCTCGTCTTGGCATCATTTTAGATGGCGAAACGATTTTAGGTGGTTGTGGCAACCGTATGGACCCACCAACCGCGTATGTCTTTCCGCAAGCTTACGATCAAGTCACGGTGTTAAAAGGCCCACAAAGCGTTCAGCACGGCGCGGGCAATAGTGCAGGAACCGTATTGTTCGAACGTGCGACACCGGATTTCTCCACACAAAATGTGCAAGGCGAAGCGAGCGCATTATTCGGCTCGGCAGATCGCAATGATCAAATGGCGCATGTATTAGCCGGTACCAACGATGGCTATATCGATTTAAATGGCACACGCACCGATGCCAATAATTATGAAGATGGCGATGGCAACGAAGTCCACTCGGCGTACACCCGCTGGAGTGGCAATGCGGCATTGGGTTGGACGCCTTCCCGTGATAGTCGTATCGAAATTTCTGGCGCACGTAGCGACGGTGAAGCGCGTTATGCGGATCGCGGCATGGATGGAGTGGCCTTCGACCGCAGTAACGCAGCATTAACCGTCGAGCAAACTCATATCAGCGATTCATTACTTGAGCTAAAAGGTCGCGTGTATCGCAATTATGTGGATCACGTCATGGATAACTTTACCCTGCGCGATAGCGCAGGGATGAAAATGGTGAGCAACCCAGATCGTGAAACGATAGGAGCCAACCTGAGCAGTGAATGGGCCTTAGGGCAAACAACAACCTTACGTACTGGGATTGATCATCAGCGCAATAATCATCGTATTCGTTCGGCCAGTAACATGATGAATATGATGATGACGCCGGATATTGATGGCGTTGCGCGCGTTGACGATATGCGTTTCCGCACCAATGGTATATTTGCTGAGTTAGACCACGATTATAGCGATGGTAGTAGTGTCTACACTGGCCTACGTGTTAACCGCGATCAAGCAGAAGACCTGCGCTTGAATAAAACAACCAGCGGCGAAAAAGACGTTAATACATTAACCAGTGCTTTTGTTCGGTATGAAAAACAACTGGATGTTGCCCATAGAATTTATGCCGGTATTGGCCACAGCGAACGCGGTGCCGACTATTGGGAGCGCGCTAAAAACCCTGCAGCAACTACACCAATGATGACCGGCATGACGAGTACGTTTTTAATTAACCCTGAAAAAACAACTCAGCTGGATACCGGCGTGTTATTTAATCATGACCGCGTCAGTGGCTCGGTATCAGCATTTTATGCCCAACATGACGACTACATTTTAATTGAACAATTACCCGACGTAAGTGCTTACGCTTCTACTGCGCGTAATATTCAAGCCACCACATACGGTGCAGAAGTCGATTCTAAATACAAGCTAACCACCAACTTTAATACCACGGCGAGTTTGGCATGGGTTCATGGTCAAAACGATACAGACAACACAGCACTAGGACAAATTTCGCCGCTCGAGATGCGCCTTGGTTTAAATTACCAACGCAACAACTGGTCTGCCGGTGCTTTATTGCGCTTAGTAGATGAGCAAAATCGTGTTGCGATTAATACTGGTAATATTGTTGGTCAGGATATCGGTAAAACAGGTGGCTTTAATGTGTTCTCGGTTAATGGCAGCTATCAGCTGATTGACAATATCAAAGTCAGTGCAGGCATTGATAACCTATTTGATGTCACCTATGCCGAGCACATCTCACGTAGCGGTGCGACGATTACTGGCTATGAAACGACCGACCGCGTTAATGAGCCGGGCCGAACTTTCTGGTTGCAGCTACAAGCTAAAATTTAAGCGAAAAAGTAACAAAAAAGGTGCGTTAAATACGCACCTTTTTTGTTAATCATCATGACTATAATTTCCTAGCCAAGATTTTTATTCGAGATCTTGTAGTGGCGTTGGGTTTAGCAACGACCAAACCTCAAAATCCACTGATTCGCCTTCAAATTCTAACTGCGCCGGTAAGCAGCCTTCTTTGGCAAAACCCAACCAAGTTAATAAACGTTCGTGGCGTTCTTGCTGAGGCCTTAGTCGCATTTCGATACGATGCAGCTTTAACGCTGCAAAAACATATTCGAGTAATTGCGGCACAAATTCCAATACGCCTTCGTCGGTTAGTTCGTCGTCTAACTCCCACACCAACTGCGCATTCAGCATCATCCAATTAATGTGCTGGATACCAATTCGAGCGAATATTTTTTTATCAAAACGACCTTCAACCAACCAAAATGCTGCTTCGCGCGAATCGAACCGCATGGTCATACGTCGCAGCTCATCCAGCGCTTGCGCATCAACCGTTTGCGCTAAACGTGGAATATGAGCGGCGGCATTTTGATTTTTTAATAGCTCAAATAATTGTGGGCCATCTTGATCGACAACCGGCAAACGCACGCTAAAGTTAGCCGTTTCGAAATTCCAGCTCATGCGTCACCTCCGATAGAACCACGCCCCGTGACACCATTGGCCGATACATTTTGACCAAGCTCATCATCGTCACCTAGTTTGCGCGGCACCGGTTTAGCGCGATCAAGCACACAGTGATATTGCACCACATTTGCAAAGCTCGTATCACCCGTACGCCATGCATCACGCAGAACTGCCGCAGGTTTGAACCCAACACTTTCAATAACGGCTTTTAAACTGTCTTGCTGACCATCGACCCATTGATACGCAAAATTACGCAGATGATATTTATCGGCCATAAATTTCATGCAGGCATTCATTGCGGCAGCGCGATAAGCATCTTTTAGGGCTGGTAAACCATCCACACGCAATGTAGCGCGCAGCAAAGAGGGCTGCCAATCATAA containing:
- a CDS encoding helix-turn-helix transcriptional regulator, with product MKSNILANRLADITGMAYAGQSLNIAELAEKYQVSTKTIRRNFNRLCAILERCPETGNYLLSVSARSQYNEQDLVRLINDLGLKKALPLKAAQFLRSFISDSTSDCYHFQEQPLEADFISSLYRVFETAIKNRRSVSFLYKDKSRTVSPYLMVYSRGSWYLAAISEGTLKTFSLARIKFVCVQKDHFDYDSSVVEKIKEQDTIWFGQPIFNVTIEVSRDVAFYFERKALLPKQKIIEKRQDGSLVISSSAWSYKQIAPIVQYWIPNIRVLSPCELDTYIRKNFTSWLDQAGCETESEVL
- a CDS encoding HEPN domain-containing protein, which codes for MYQYLKERHRLERDSYPQALSLRVHRALSWLNKAEQCEDYDSQFIFLWIAFNAAYAQDFDSTKDFCERGLYQEFLAKIVNLDALKKLSEIVWSQYSTSIRLILNNEYIFQAFWKFQAGQLTQEQWKRDQSKAKTAANSALASGDTTTVLSILFSRLYTLRNQLLHGGATYNSKTNRKQLRDCTSLLTTIVPVVVEIMMDGADQIWGDAIYPLIET
- a CDS encoding CPXCG motif-containing cysteine-rich protein gives rise to the protein MYELQPHTVSCPYCGENLDVLIDTSEDEQDYIEDCQVCCRPIRFLVQIDNDGDAMVIVQDENEV
- a CDS encoding Fic family protein; the protein is MKIPQTPPDLSTYLANLPASDLYERLPHIFNTSLGPYDHKGRYQSWDKLRHLTPPKGFTIEEYWFALKGARKAIAKKLPFQDKVSQPFKYSMPDGVVRDLLSIEKNSTGAIETDGKVTDEKNKQTYLISSLIEEAITSSQLEGASTSRRQAKDLLKTGREPKDHSEKMILNNHRAMQFIREYKDEKLSPSMIFELHRILTEGTLTPEDIDKAGAFRDAEDDICVFSKGESTEPLHIPPKANELSKRLHVLCEFANQEYSNDDKDYIPSVIRAIIIHFMIGYDHPFVDGNGRTARALFYWMMAKEKYWLMEYISISRVIKKSPKKYMQAYLHTETDDNDLTYFIIHQLDVIREAISDLHTYLTFKSQQLRETASLLRNTEIQSELNHRQLSLLQHALRNPGMEYTVKSHQGSHGVTQQTARTDLLTLSNKLGLLRRLKVGNKDVFIVPADIEDKLRNLS
- a CDS encoding TonB-dependent copper receptor, yielding MRYMHTPSLLAIAILAISTNASAEDTNQEPTQLSTQVVTAQATDSVLTVVTDPKAPRQPMPAHDGADLLKSIPGFSVIRKGGTDGDPVFRGMAGSRLGIILDGETILGGCGNRMDPPTAYVFPQAYDQVTVLKGPQSVQHGAGNSAGTVLFERATPDFSTQNVQGEASALFGSADRNDQMAHVLAGTNDGYIDLNGTRTDANNYEDGDGNEVHSAYTRWSGNAALGWTPSRDSRIEISGARSDGEARYADRGMDGVAFDRSNAALTVEQTHISDSLLELKGRVYRNYVDHVMDNFTLRDSAGMKMVSNPDRETIGANLSSEWALGQTTTLRTGIDHQRNNHRIRSASNMMNMMMTPDIDGVARVDDMRFRTNGIFAELDHDYSDGSSVYTGLRVNRDQAEDLRLNKTTSGEKDVNTLTSAFVRYEKQLDVAHRIYAGIGHSERGADYWERAKNPAATTPMMTGMTSTFLINPEKTTQLDTGVLFNHDRVSGSVSAFYAQHDDYILIEQLPDVSAYASTARNIQATTYGAEVDSKYKLTTNFNTTASLAWVHGQNDTDNTALGQISPLEMRLGLNYQRNNWSAGALLRLVDEQNRVAINTGNIVGQDIGKTGGFNVFSVNGSYQLIDNIKVSAGIDNLFDVTYAEHISRSGATITGYETTDRVNEPGRTFWLQLQAKI
- a CDS encoding GNAT family N-acetyltransferase — protein: MSWNFETANFSVRLPVVDQDGPQLFELLKNQNAAAHIPRLAQTVDAQALDELRRMTMRFDSREAAFWLVEGRFDKKIFARIGIQHINWMMLNAQLVWELDDELTDEGVLEFVPQLLEYVFAALKLHRIEMRLRPQQERHERLLTWLGFAKEGCLPAQLEFEGESVDFEVWSLLNPTPLQDLE
- a CDS encoding GNAT family N-acetyltransferase, whose product is MKFTPELTFDGGLVRPLTADDVDNLFEIYQHPEIPGQRVIENREHLQRMIDLSVQMAATQRGMMWLLEVNGESQGLVSIYDWQPSLLRATLRVDGLPALKDAYRAAAMNACMKFMADKYHLRNFAYQWVDGQQDSLKAVIESVGFKPAAVLRDAWRTGDTSFANVVQYHCVLDRAKPVPRKLGDDDELGQNVSANGVTGRGSIGGDA